A window of Gloeothece verrucosa PCC 7822 genomic DNA:
GCATCGTTGATCAAAGCAATCGCAGCAATTTTGAGATCCATATTTCCTAAACGGGGATAAGCTTTTCGTAAACGTTGATGTTCGAGTGCAGCAGTGCGGTTAAATGGGAGAATTTCTATCTCTTGATAATCTTTGGCTAGTTTTTGTAACCCCTGATAAGCAAGAACTTGTTGATCGAGAGTTTTGGCTTTAGATAGAAGACTAAGCCTCCCTCTAATCTGTTCTTCATAAGTGATCACAGTTACAGCCACTTCAACCCCTGGAGACGAAATTAATTTTGAGAGAATTCGTTTTCCCTCAATTCCATTTCGTTGAATGAGGCTAAGATGATCTGTATCAAAAATGTACATCTGTGTCCATCACCTACTGAGCGGATTTACGCCATTCTCGCCCTAAAGCAGCAGCTTCATCAAAAGTAGAATCATTTTCAAAACTACCTGCAATTTTTAACCACCAGGGTTCTTTTTTTTGGATCGATTCGGCTAAAATCAGCTTCATCTGTGCCAATTCTTTTTCTAAGGTGGCTACTCGCGTTTCCAGTTGTTGGGAGTTATCTTCAAGCGACTGGGAAGTCATCTATGTTATACACTAATTA
This region includes:
- a CDS encoding type II toxin-antitoxin system VapC family toxin; this encodes MYIFDTDHLSLIQRNGIEGKRILSKLISSPGVEVAVTVITYEEQIRGRLSLLSKAKTLDQQVLAYQGLQKLAKDYQEIEILPFNRTAALEHQRLRKAYPRLGNMDLKIAAIALINDAILLTCNESDFGQISELRTENWAKV